In Mycolicibacterium mucogenicum DSM 44124, the following are encoded in one genomic region:
- the adhP gene encoding alcohol dehydrogenase AdhP, translating into MTQTLATETVAGHADTMRAAVVTDFGMPLQVHDLQLPTPGYGEALVKLETSGVCHTDLHAAHGDWPVKPQPPFVPGHEGYGTVVALGEGVVDLAVGDKVGNAWLWSACGRCEYCRTGWETLCESQRNGGYSVNGSFGTYMLVNADYAARIPDGADPLEIAPILCAGVTVYKGLKVTDTRPGQWVAISGIGGLGHIAVQYARAMGLRVVAIDVDDAKLALATRLGAEVAINARTTDVVESVQQATGGVHGVLVTAVHPQAFGQAIALARRGGTIVFNGLPPGDFPAPIFDIVLKGLTIRGSIVGTRQDMAEALDFYARGLIKPTVTSARLDEINDVFARMEHGQIDGRIVIDYRNA; encoded by the coding sequence ATGACACAGACACTGGCCACTGAAACTGTGGCGGGACACGCCGACACCATGCGGGCCGCGGTCGTCACCGACTTCGGCATGCCGCTGCAGGTGCACGACCTGCAACTGCCGACGCCAGGCTATGGCGAAGCCCTGGTCAAGCTCGAGACATCCGGTGTCTGCCACACGGATCTACATGCGGCGCACGGTGATTGGCCGGTGAAACCGCAGCCGCCGTTCGTACCGGGGCATGAAGGCTACGGAACGGTCGTAGCACTCGGCGAGGGCGTGGTCGACCTGGCGGTCGGAGACAAGGTTGGCAACGCCTGGCTGTGGTCGGCCTGCGGCCGCTGCGAATACTGCCGGACGGGCTGGGAGACCTTGTGCGAAAGTCAGCGCAACGGTGGATATTCCGTCAACGGAAGCTTCGGCACCTACATGCTGGTCAACGCGGACTATGCCGCGCGGATCCCCGACGGCGCCGACCCACTGGAGATCGCGCCGATCCTGTGCGCCGGCGTCACCGTGTACAAGGGCCTCAAGGTCACCGACACCCGGCCCGGCCAGTGGGTGGCGATCTCCGGCATCGGCGGGCTGGGACACATCGCAGTTCAGTACGCCCGCGCGATGGGGCTTCGCGTGGTGGCGATCGATGTCGACGACGCCAAGCTCGCGCTCGCCACCCGCCTCGGCGCCGAGGTCGCCATCAACGCCCGTACCACCGACGTCGTGGAGTCGGTGCAGCAGGCCACGGGAGGCGTCCATGGTGTCCTGGTCACCGCCGTGCACCCGCAGGCGTTCGGTCAGGCGATCGCACTGGCCCGTCGCGGTGGCACCATCGTGTTCAACGGACTTCCGCCGGGCGACTTCCCGGCCCCGATCTTCGACATCGTCCTCAAGGGACTCACCATCCGCGGGTCGATTGTCGGAACGCGGCAAGACATGGCCGAGGCACTGGACTTCTACGCACGCGGCCTGATCAAGCCGACCGTCACCAGCGCGCGCCTCGACGAGATCAATGATGTGTTCGCGCGGATGGAACATGGACAGATCGACGGCCGCATCGTCATCGATTACCGGAATGCCTAG
- a CDS encoding TIGR00366 family protein, with product MQSLTALCVRYVERLMPDPYLFAVILTVLVAAMVALLVHGATPSGMLKAWYGGVWGSQNIFTFAFQMVLILVTGYTLAEAPVLKRAIVHIASKPNNQVQGALLCFSVSAVLSLLNWGLGLVAGALVARQVAKRFTDAHFGYLIAAAFMGFIVWTQGLSSSIALANTDSSSPINVIHKLTGIAVPLSQTIFQPYSWLSAIAVLALLALAVWRMAPTQSLAPDPAVFEDENQTDSEAAAGLPAPGKKSFAEWLENLWILNVLVFAAGMAYFVLSGFALNISSMIMLFTITSALLHRTPIRFIRAFTGAAKVSGPLLLQYPLYGGLVGLLGYQATKTDKPLQTLLAEAVVNGATEHTLPFLTFIGSLIISLFVPSGGGHWAVQGPIAVDSALAIGQRSPEYLGLISMAVAVGEGVANMIQPFWLLPLLAIAKLNVRQVMGFTVVAFLIGVVVLGATTLIAPYVL from the coding sequence ATGCAATCCCTGACGGCACTGTGCGTCCGCTACGTCGAACGCCTGATGCCCGACCCGTACCTGTTCGCCGTCATCCTGACCGTCCTGGTCGCCGCGATGGTCGCACTTCTGGTCCACGGCGCCACCCCCAGCGGCATGCTCAAGGCCTGGTACGGCGGCGTGTGGGGTTCGCAGAACATCTTCACGTTCGCCTTCCAGATGGTGCTGATCCTCGTGACGGGTTACACGCTCGCCGAGGCGCCCGTCCTCAAGCGCGCCATCGTCCACATCGCGAGCAAGCCGAACAACCAGGTGCAGGGCGCCCTGCTGTGTTTCAGCGTCAGCGCTGTGCTGTCCCTGCTGAACTGGGGACTGGGACTCGTCGCCGGCGCGCTGGTCGCCCGGCAGGTCGCAAAGCGTTTCACCGACGCGCATTTCGGCTACCTGATCGCGGCGGCGTTCATGGGCTTCATCGTCTGGACGCAGGGACTCTCGTCATCGATCGCGCTGGCCAACACCGACAGCAGCAGCCCCATCAACGTGATCCACAAGCTCACCGGCATCGCTGTTCCGTTGAGCCAGACCATCTTCCAGCCGTACAGCTGGCTGTCGGCGATCGCGGTGCTGGCGCTGCTCGCCCTGGCGGTCTGGCGCATGGCTCCGACGCAGAGTCTGGCGCCGGATCCGGCGGTGTTCGAAGACGAAAACCAAACGGACAGCGAGGCTGCGGCAGGATTGCCGGCGCCCGGCAAGAAGTCCTTCGCCGAATGGCTCGAGAACCTCTGGATCCTCAACGTCCTCGTATTCGCCGCCGGCATGGCCTATTTCGTGCTCAGCGGATTCGCGCTGAACATCTCCTCGATGATCATGCTGTTCACGATCACCAGCGCACTGCTGCACCGCACGCCGATCCGCTTCATCCGGGCGTTCACCGGCGCCGCCAAGGTGTCCGGCCCACTGCTCCTGCAGTACCCGCTGTACGGCGGCCTCGTCGGCCTGCTCGGTTACCAGGCGACGAAGACCGACAAGCCGCTGCAGACGCTGCTGGCGGAGGCCGTCGTCAATGGCGCCACGGAGCACACGCTGCCGTTCCTGACCTTCATCGGGTCGTTGATCATCAGCCTGTTCGTCCCGTCGGGCGGCGGGCACTGGGCCGTGCAGGGCCCCATCGCGGTCGACTCGGCGCTGGCGATCGGCCAGCGTTCACCCGAGTACCTGGGGCTGATCTCCATGGCGGTCGCTGTCGGCGAAGGCGTCGCGAACATGATCCAGCCGTTCTGGCTGCTGCCGCTGCTGGCGATCGCGAAGTTGAACGTCCGTCAGGTCATGGGTTTCACGGTCGTCGCGTTCCTGATCGGCGTCGTGGTGCTGGGTGCCACCACGCTCATCGCCCCGTACGTGCTCTGA
- a CDS encoding PucR family transcriptional regulator translates to MSSPSQLPPIPADAPLRKVIEDRIDEIATTLLHEAVQSIEWPSPMPLEHFDGEVTPYIISGFLYGLDLITEGRRVTRAEAATFVLPVAERHAEDGIPLPFLFTALHAGVRKLWEIVLESATEGDSETIAALGIYLADLTGTISVLLTEVYQDSDFALRATTRRQLSAVCAGLIDGDPGVDVIAKQVGIKLSDHYDVLAIRVDVDEPRTTHETLAARRRLRLANQVFYGRGAGEILNTFDGHTGVILLPAPIVEPRDDSAIASHLSTLIAALSERLDGAIYAAYHPDATLAAIPAAVSEADEITRLARQLKREPGIYQLADVLFEYQSTRPGPARDLLARHIAPLRDHPGLLQALQAHLQHGADRKAAAAELFIHPNTLTYRLRRIQDITGYDPTDPHQSRLLAAAMTIYAIDHAGTAVAAMAPGDPD, encoded by the coding sequence GTGTCGTCCCCCTCCCAACTGCCGCCCATCCCGGCGGACGCACCGTTGCGGAAGGTGATCGAGGACCGGATCGACGAGATCGCCACGACGCTGCTCCACGAGGCGGTCCAATCCATCGAGTGGCCATCCCCCATGCCCCTCGAGCATTTCGACGGCGAGGTCACCCCGTACATCATCAGCGGATTTCTGTACGGGCTTGACCTGATCACCGAAGGGCGCAGGGTGACGCGTGCCGAGGCGGCCACCTTTGTCCTGCCGGTCGCAGAACGGCACGCCGAAGACGGGATTCCACTGCCGTTCCTGTTCACCGCACTGCACGCGGGCGTCCGCAAGCTGTGGGAGATCGTGCTGGAATCGGCCACCGAGGGCGACTCGGAAACCATCGCCGCGCTGGGCATCTACCTCGCCGACCTCACCGGGACCATCAGCGTGCTGCTGACCGAGGTCTACCAGGACTCGGATTTTGCGCTGCGGGCCACCACTCGCCGGCAGTTGAGCGCCGTCTGCGCCGGCCTCATCGACGGCGACCCCGGCGTCGACGTGATCGCCAAGCAGGTCGGCATCAAGCTCAGCGATCACTACGACGTGTTGGCGATCCGGGTGGACGTCGACGAACCGCGTACCACCCATGAGACATTGGCGGCGCGCCGGCGGTTACGGCTGGCCAACCAAGTGTTCTACGGGCGCGGCGCCGGTGAAATCCTCAACACGTTCGACGGCCACACGGGCGTCATCTTGCTGCCCGCACCCATCGTGGAACCGCGCGACGACTCGGCCATCGCCAGCCACCTCAGCACGCTGATCGCCGCGCTCAGCGAGCGACTCGATGGCGCGATCTACGCCGCATATCATCCCGACGCCACATTGGCCGCCATTCCCGCGGCGGTCTCGGAAGCCGACGAAATCACCCGCCTGGCAAGGCAACTGAAACGGGAACCTGGCATCTATCAACTGGCCGATGTCCTTTTCGAGTACCAGTCGACGCGCCCGGGGCCGGCGCGTGACCTGCTCGCCCGCCACATCGCGCCGCTGAGGGATCACCCAGGGTTACTCCAGGCGCTCCAAGCGCACCTACAGCACGGTGCTGACCGGAAGGCCGCCGCGGCAGAGCTTTTCATTCATCCGAACACCCTGACCTACCGCTTGCGGCGCATCCAGGACATCACCGGATACGACCCCACCGATCCCCATCAATCACGATTGCTCGCCGCGGCGATGACCATCTACGCCATCGACCATGCGGGTACGGCGGTCGCCGCCATGGCCCCCGGCGATCCCGACTAG
- a CDS encoding IS481 family transposase has protein sequence MSHRNAPLSDTGRLRLARCVVEDGWPLRRAAERFQVAVSTAARWAGRYRELGAAGMSDRSSRPHHSPNRTPTRTERRIIKVRVIRRWGPARIAYLLGLQPSTVHRVLTRYGLAKLRWLDRPTGRVVRRMESAACGDLVHVDIKKLGKIPAGGGWRKLGKVSGKRNSREDKTGGVRAKNGDPARGYHYLHTAIDAHSRLVYSELLTDERKETAAAFWQRANAWFNECGFTVQNVLTDNGSCYRSHKFRDALGDIKHRRTRPYRPQTNGKVERFHRTLADEWAYARLYRSDAERCAEFPRWLHTYNHHRGHTALKGQPPASRVPNLSGQYS, from the coding sequence ATGTCCCACCGTAATGCTCCTTTGTCCGATACCGGGCGTCTGCGCCTGGCTCGCTGCGTCGTGGAGGACGGTTGGCCGCTGCGGCGAGCTGCCGAGCGATTCCAGGTCGCGGTGAGCACGGCGGCTCGCTGGGCCGGCCGCTACCGCGAACTCGGCGCTGCCGGCATGAGCGATCGCAGCTCACGACCGCACCACAGCCCCAACAGAACACCCACACGAACCGAGCGGCGCATCATCAAAGTCCGGGTCATCCGCCGCTGGGGACCGGCCCGCATCGCCTATCTGCTAGGACTACAGCCCTCCACCGTGCACCGCGTGCTGACTCGCTATGGTCTGGCCAAACTGCGGTGGCTTGACCGCCCCACCGGGCGGGTTGTTCGCCGGATGGAATCAGCGGCATGCGGCGATCTGGTGCACGTCGATATCAAGAAACTAGGCAAGATCCCCGCCGGGGGCGGCTGGCGAAAGCTCGGCAAGGTATCGGGCAAGCGCAACTCCCGAGAAGACAAAACCGGTGGCGTCCGCGCCAAGAACGGCGACCCGGCCCGCGGGTATCACTACCTGCACACCGCGATCGATGCGCACTCGAGGCTGGTCTACTCCGAATTGTTGACCGATGAACGCAAAGAAACCGCCGCAGCGTTCTGGCAGCGCGCCAACGCCTGGTTCAACGAGTGTGGTTTCACGGTACAAAATGTGTTGACCGACAACGGATCCTGCTACCGGTCACACAAATTTCGTGATGCTCTGGGTGACATCAAGCACCGACGAACCCGCCCCTACCGTCCACAGACAAACGGCAAGGTCGAGCGTTTCCACCGCACGCTTGCCGACGAATGGGCCTACGCCCGGCTCTACCGCAGCGACGCCGAACGCTGCGCCGAGTTCCCGCGGTGGCTACACACCTACAATCACCATCGCGGCCACACAGCACTCAAAGGTCAACCACCCGCCAGCCGCGTACCTAACCTCTCAGGTCAGTACAGCTAG
- a CDS encoding IS110 family transposase, with product MSFNGTSVGLDVHALSVVAHAVDEETGQVERARLCPDHGEILDWLHRLRGPVRVAYEAGPTGFGLARALAEAHIDCVVAAPSKLIRPAGDRVKTDARDAAHLTRLLRLGEITAVTVPEAEVEAVRDLVRAREDARADLMRVRHRLSKLLLRQGRVYSGGQAWTGVHETWLRRQRFDDAHTTAAFDHHFDAVLTTTAARARLDEQITEVAASPRWADQVNRLGCLRGISALTGLALAVEIGDWTRFTGSSIGAYVGLVPTEYSSGGSRVQGSITKAGNAHVRRLLIESAWHHRAPYRNPGPTMRARWAKVDPALKDRGHAGNRRLHQQWCRFNDRKKPHVVANVAVARELAGWCWSLATLT from the coding sequence GTGAGTTTCAACGGTACGAGTGTCGGGTTGGATGTGCATGCGCTTTCGGTGGTCGCGCATGCTGTCGATGAAGAGACGGGTCAGGTTGAACGGGCGCGGTTGTGTCCCGATCACGGCGAGATCCTCGACTGGTTGCACCGGTTGCGCGGCCCGGTGCGGGTGGCCTATGAAGCCGGCCCGACGGGGTTCGGCTTGGCGCGTGCGCTAGCCGAGGCCCACATCGACTGCGTGGTTGCCGCACCGTCGAAGTTGATCCGGCCCGCCGGGGATCGGGTCAAGACCGACGCGCGCGACGCCGCGCATCTGACGCGGTTGCTGCGGTTGGGTGAGATCACCGCGGTCACGGTGCCCGAAGCTGAGGTGGAGGCGGTCCGGGATTTGGTCCGTGCCCGCGAAGATGCGCGCGCTGATCTGATGCGAGTTCGGCATCGGCTGTCCAAGCTGCTGCTGCGTCAGGGCCGGGTGTACTCGGGTGGGCAAGCCTGGACCGGGGTGCACGAGACGTGGCTTCGCCGGCAACGATTCGACGATGCCCACACCACGGCGGCCTTTGATCACCACTTCGACGCGGTCCTGACCACCACCGCTGCGCGAGCCCGTCTCGACGAGCAGATCACCGAGGTCGCGGCCTCGCCACGGTGGGCTGACCAGGTCAACCGGCTGGGCTGCTTGCGCGGGATCTCGGCGCTGACCGGGTTGGCGCTCGCGGTGGAGATCGGGGACTGGACCCGGTTCACGGGGTCTTCGATCGGCGCCTACGTCGGTTTGGTGCCCACCGAGTACTCCTCGGGCGGCTCCCGGGTGCAGGGATCGATCACCAAAGCCGGTAATGCCCATGTCCGCAGGCTGTTGATCGAGTCAGCCTGGCACCACCGTGCCCCTTACCGCAATCCCGGGCCCACGATGCGGGCCCGCTGGGCCAAGGTCGACCCCGCATTGAAGGATCGCGGGCACGCCGGCAACCGTCGCCTGCACCAGCAGTGGTGCCGGTTCAACGACCGTAAGAAGCCCCACGTGGTGGCCAATGTCGCGGTCGCCCGCGAGTTGGCCGGGTGGTGCTGGTCACTGGCGACGCTCACCTGA